A region of Fusobacteriaceae bacterium DNA encodes the following proteins:
- a CDS encoding Fic family protein, producing the protein MQNRAGNWKKNLTGELSFLSFVPAPLPPDPPIALSDELSGLLSDANRQIAKLDAMAAFIPDVNLFVSMYVRKEALMSSQIEGTQATLEDILDPAVEQNTNRNVADVINYVKAIEFSTQRLRELPLCNRLLKETHAILMEGVRGQEKNPGEFRRSQNWIGGQGSTLKNARYIPPAPTDMETAMSDLEKYMNEDNQQDLLIQAALIHYQFETIHPFLDGNGRIGRLLILLFLMEKKLLVKPALYISYFLKKNRVEYYDRMTEVRIKGNYEQWIRFFLDALVQSASDASETIMKLLSLHEKNSGMLNARARTSKHVFTLFSYVESNPIINIQKTAKALGLSYGGASGAVKRLTEAEILVRMNGNRRNRIFAYQAYLDILKEGTEM; encoded by the coding sequence ATGCAGAACCGCGCCGGAAACTGGAAAAAAAATCTGACCGGGGAATTGTCTTTTCTCTCCTTTGTGCCCGCGCCACTGCCTCCGGATCCGCCGATCGCATTGAGCGATGAGCTTTCGGGGCTTCTTTCGGACGCCAACAGGCAAATCGCGAAACTGGATGCCATGGCCGCCTTTATCCCCGACGTCAACCTGTTTGTTTCCATGTATGTGAGAAAGGAAGCGCTGATGTCTTCCCAGATCGAAGGAACGCAAGCCACCCTTGAAGATATTCTCGATCCGGCCGTCGAACAGAATACAAACCGGAATGTGGCCGATGTCATCAACTACGTCAAAGCCATAGAGTTTTCAACGCAACGCTTGCGGGAACTGCCCCTTTGCAATCGCTTGCTCAAAGAAACCCACGCGATCCTTATGGAAGGGGTCCGGGGACAGGAAAAAAATCCCGGAGAATTCCGCCGCTCGCAAAACTGGATCGGCGGACAAGGCAGCACTTTGAAAAACGCGCGCTATATCCCCCCCGCGCCGACGGATATGGAGACCGCCATGTCCGATCTGGAAAAATACATGAACGAAGACAATCAACAGGATCTTTTGATTCAAGCGGCGTTAATCCATTATCAATTTGAGACCATCCACCCCTTTTTGGATGGCAACGGTCGAATCGGCCGCCTTTTGATTCTCCTTTTCCTCATGGAAAAAAAGCTCCTTGTGAAGCCCGCCCTGTATATTTCTTATTTCTTGAAAAAAAATCGGGTGGAGTATTACGACCGGATGACGGAAGTCCGGATCAAAGGAAATTACGAGCAGTGGATTCGTTTTTTTCTCGACGCGCTGGTCCAATCCGCGTCGGACGCCTCGGAAACCATCATGAAGCTGCTTTCTTTGCACGAAAAAAACTCGGGCATGCTAAACGCCCGGGCGAGAACTTCAAAGCATGTGTTCACGCTCTTTTCCTACGTGGAATCCAATCCCATTATCAATATCCAAAAAACGGCAAAAGCCTTGGGGCTTTCCTACGGAGGGGCGTCCGGCGCAGTAAAGCGGCTGACGGAAGCGGAGATTCTTGTCCGGATGAACGGGAATCGACGAAACCGGATTTTCGCTTATCAAGCGTATCTGGATATTCTGAAAGAGGGGACGGAGATGTAA
- a CDS encoding M20 family metallopeptidase has product MTKKQETGGLAKLQGRAAKLADEYRKEFEAISDYIFKHPELGLVEVKSAAYLTGKLREHGFTVKEDYCGFPTAFRGDFGDKKGPAICFLPEYDALPGYGKNKDRNGHACGHNWIAAATLGAAIVLAKMKEDFPGRIGVIGTPAEETLGAKVNMVNDGAFKDIDVVFQVHLGDKTNIATRALAIDSLKFEFFGKTAHASAFPEEGINALDGVNLMYAGINALRQHVTSDVRIHGVIRNGGLAPNIVPDYASCEFMIRAEKREYLDTVTKKIINCAKGAALMTGCKMKFSPVDNPFDNLLNIPALQDLMAENLTAAGVTDICRGVPGGAGSSDIGNVSKVVPTMYTEIGVKTEENCFVHNEAFLRYVNSEQSNHLLNQAVKAMATSALALYTNTELMKTVRREFKELSGK; this is encoded by the coding sequence ATGACAAAAAAACAGGAAACCGGCGGATTGGCAAAGCTGCAAGGGCGGGCGGCAAAGCTCGCGGACGAATACCGGAAAGAATTTGAAGCGATCAGCGATTATATTTTCAAGCATCCGGAACTGGGACTGGTGGAAGTAAAATCGGCGGCTTATCTGACGGGCAAGCTGCGGGAACACGGTTTCACGGTCAAGGAAGATTACTGCGGATTCCCTACGGCCTTCCGGGGGGATTTCGGAGACAAAAAAGGACCGGCAATCTGCTTTCTCCCCGAGTATGACGCCCTTCCCGGCTACGGGAAAAACAAGGACAGGAACGGACACGCCTGCGGACACAACTGGATCGCGGCGGCTACTCTGGGCGCGGCCATTGTGCTCGCGAAAATGAAAGAAGATTTTCCGGGGCGGATCGGCGTCATCGGAACCCCTGCCGAGGAAACGCTGGGCGCCAAGGTCAACATGGTCAATGACGGCGCTTTCAAGGATATCGACGTCGTGTTTCAGGTGCATCTGGGCGACAAGACCAATATCGCCACCCGGGCTCTGGCCATCGATTCGCTGAAATTCGAATTTTTCGGAAAGACGGCCCACGCCTCGGCCTTTCCCGAAGAGGGGATCAACGCCCTCGACGGCGTCAACCTCATGTACGCCGGGATCAACGCCCTGCGCCAGCATGTGACTTCCGACGTAAGGATACACGGCGTGATCCGAAACGGCGGCCTCGCCCCCAATATCGTCCCCGATTACGCGTCCTGCGAGTTTATGATCCGGGCGGAAAAAAGGGAATATCTCGATACCGTGACGAAGAAAATCATCAATTGCGCCAAGGGCGCCGCGCTCATGACAGGCTGCAAAATGAAATTCTCCCCCGTGGACAATCCCTTTGACAATCTCTTGAATATCCCGGCTTTGCAGGATCTCATGGCTGAAAATCTCACGGCCGCCGGCGTTACGGACATCTGTCGCGGCGTTCCGGGCGGGGCGGGTTCCTCGGACATCGGAAACGTCAGCAAGGTCGTCCCCACCATGTATACGGAAATCGGCGTCAAAACCGAAGAAAACTGCTTTGTGCACAACGAAGCCTTTCTCAGGTATGTCAATTCCGAACAATCGAATCATTTGTTGAATCAAGCGGTCAAAGCCATGGCAACAAGCGCGCTGGCGCTCTACACGAACACGGAACTGATGAAAACCGTCCGGCGGGAATTCAAGGAATTGAGCGGAAAATAA
- a CDS encoding DUF4143 domain-containing protein, which translates to MAKYSTPADAIKTIAVYDSIPVQLAKENKKFPYRLIKSGVRASAYEFSMDWLKKAGVIISCNKITEGQVSLDYYKDQSSYKIYLSDVGLLTGKSNLPASLILADSSIGSGVKGALTENYVAQELVAGGHIPFY; encoded by the coding sequence ATGGCAAAATATTCCACGCCTGCGGACGCCATCAAAACCATTGCCGTATATGACAGCATTCCCGTGCAGTTGGCCAAAGAGAATAAAAAATTCCCGTATCGCCTGATCAAAAGCGGCGTGCGGGCCAGCGCCTATGAATTTTCGATGGATTGGCTCAAAAAAGCGGGCGTTATCATTTCTTGCAACAAAATCACGGAAGGACAGGTTTCGCTGGATTATTACAAAGATCAATCCTCTTACAAGATTTATCTGTCCGATGTCGGTCTGCTGACCGGCAAAAGCAATCTGCCGGCATCTCTCATCCTTGCGGACTCCTCCATCGGCAGCGGCGTCAAAGGGGCCTTAACCGAAAATTATGTGGCGCAGGAACTCGTGGCGGGCGGGCATATTCCCTTTTATTGA
- a CDS encoding sugar-binding protein, with protein MKKFFAAALILVFASLALAAGKGTVGIAMPTRSAQRWLSDGESVKKGVEALGYQADLQYGDDIIENQVNQIENMITKGVKALVVASIDGSSLTDVLEKAHEAGIPVIAYDRLIRNSPYVDYYVSFDNYKVGQQMGDILIKGLELDKATKDKPKVIELFGGSPDDNNAYFFYNGAMDNLKPYFDKGVLKIGSGQQGMDVVGTLRWDGSAAQARMENLLSAFYTNQTLDGALSPYDPISLGILQACKGVGYGSAGKPLPVVGGQDADLASIKSIIAGEQYATVFKDTRSLAAATVEMLKAIMEGKKPEVNNTTDYENGSTKDGKPYVVPSMLLQSTAIFKDNAVSELVEKTGYYTKDQLGIK; from the coding sequence ATGAAAAAATTTTTCGCAGCAGCACTGATTCTGGTATTTGCCTCGCTGGCCCTGGCGGCGGGCAAAGGTACCGTCGGAATCGCCATGCCGACCCGTTCCGCGCAACGCTGGCTGTCTGACGGCGAAAGCGTCAAGAAAGGCGTGGAAGCTCTGGGGTATCAGGCCGACTTGCAGTACGGCGACGACATTATCGAAAATCAGGTAAACCAGATCGAGAACATGATCACAAAAGGCGTGAAAGCCCTCGTGGTCGCGTCCATCGACGGTTCCTCACTGACGGACGTTCTGGAAAAGGCGCATGAAGCAGGTATTCCGGTTATCGCCTATGACAGACTGATCCGGAACAGCCCCTATGTGGACTATTACGTTTCCTTTGACAACTACAAAGTGGGCCAGCAGATGGGCGACATCCTGATCAAAGGGCTCGAGCTTGACAAAGCCACAAAAGACAAGCCGAAGGTTATCGAGCTGTTCGGCGGCTCTCCCGATGACAATAACGCCTATTTCTTCTACAACGGCGCCATGGACAACCTGAAACCCTACTTTGACAAGGGCGTTCTGAAGATCGGCTCCGGTCAGCAGGGCATGGACGTCGTGGGTACCCTTCGCTGGGACGGTTCCGCCGCCCAGGCGAGAATGGAAAACCTGCTTTCCGCCTTCTACACGAACCAGACGCTGGACGGGGCCCTTTCGCCCTATGATCCCATCAGTCTCGGCATCCTGCAGGCCTGCAAGGGCGTCGGCTACGGCTCCGCCGGAAAGCCTCTCCCCGTCGTTGGCGGACAGGACGCCGATCTCGCTTCCATCAAAAGCATCATCGCGGGCGAACAGTACGCGACGGTATTCAAGGATACCCGCTCACTGGCCGCGGCCACCGTTGAGATGCTGAAAGCGATCATGGAAGGAAAGAAACCCGAAGTCAACAATACCACGGACTATGAGAACGGCAGCACAAAAGACGGCAAACCCTATGTTGTTCCGTCCATGTTGCTTCAGTCCACCGCGATTTTCAAGGATAACGCCGTCAGCGAACTCGTTGAAAAGACCGGATACTATACAAAAGATCAGTTGGGCATCAAATAA
- the deoC gene encoding deoxyribose-phosphate aldolase, translated as MTKKEIAAYIDHTNLKPEATKNDILTLCEEAKENRFASVCIQPVHVALANGALAGSGVKVCTVVGFPLGAGSPKTKAFEAELAVSEGAREVDMVINIGLVKEGNYKALAEDVRAVVQSARKKDAGILVKAIIETCLLSEAEKTKVCETLLTTGADFVKTSTGFSAGGATIADVKLIKGVVGDKMKIKASGGIRTAQDALAMIAAGADRLGSSSGVAILKDFEG; from the coding sequence ATGACAAAAAAAGAAATCGCCGCTTACATCGATCATACGAATCTGAAGCCGGAAGCGACGAAAAATGACATTTTGACTTTATGTGAAGAGGCCAAAGAAAACCGCTTTGCCTCGGTCTGCATCCAACCGGTCCATGTGGCGCTGGCGAACGGCGCTCTTGCAGGCAGCGGCGTCAAAGTCTGCACGGTCGTCGGTTTTCCCCTGGGGGCCGGCAGCCCAAAAACGAAGGCTTTTGAGGCGGAACTGGCCGTAAGCGAAGGCGCCCGGGAAGTGGATATGGTCATCAACATCGGGCTGGTCAAAGAGGGCAATTACAAGGCCCTCGCAGAGGACGTACGGGCAGTCGTGCAAAGCGCCAGGAAAAAAGACGCCGGAATCCTCGTGAAGGCGATCATTGAGACCTGCCTGCTGAGTGAAGCCGAGAAAACGAAAGTCTGCGAAACCCTGCTTACGACGGGCGCCGATTTCGTCAAAACCTCCACGGGATTTTCCGCCGGAGGCGCGACGATAGCTGATGTGAAGCTCATCAAAGGAGTTGTCGGGGACAAAATGAAAATCAAGGCCTCCGGGGGAATCCGAACCGCCCAAGACGCTCTGGCCATGATCGCGGCCGGCGCGGACAGGCTCGGGTCCTCAAGCGGCGTCGCGATATTGAAGGATTTTGAGGGGTAA
- a CDS encoding ATP-binding cassette domain-containing protein, with the protein MENVLLEMKHITKTFPGVKALDDVTLSVRKKEIHALVGENGAGKSTLVKILSGVYPHGTYEGEISFEGKPCRFSDIKASERAGIVIIHQELALSPYLTIAENIFLGNERAKRSIINWDKTREDALVYMKKLGLDENPNTPVNKLGVGKQQIVEIAKALAKDVKLLILDEPTSALNEKDSDNLLNLLVELKTQHNISSVLISHKLNEVAKVADSITILRDGKTIETLEVGADPISEDRIIKGMVGREITDRFPKRHNEIGDVVFEVRDWTVYHPEYPERKMLDNININVRAGEVVGLAGLMGAGRTEFATSVFGKYYGANISGKTWINGEEVNLSSIPKAIEHGLSYVTEDRKEYGLIMIENIKENTTLAKLNKVAKTGVIDENEEIRAAEELKTRMNTKTPSILQLAGNLSGGNQQKVVLSKWIFTDPKILILDEPTRGIDVGAKYEIYTIINDLAARGMACIFISSEMPEIIGMSDRIYVMSEGRVTAELEGKTATQEEIMRHILNN; encoded by the coding sequence ATGGAAAATGTCCTTCTGGAAATGAAGCATATCACAAAGACCTTCCCCGGGGTAAAGGCGCTGGACGACGTGACGCTCAGCGTCCGGAAAAAAGAAATCCACGCCCTCGTGGGGGAAAACGGCGCGGGGAAATCCACGCTGGTCAAAATCCTCTCGGGGGTCTATCCCCACGGGACCTATGAGGGGGAGATCAGCTTTGAGGGAAAGCCCTGCCGCTTTTCGGATATCAAGGCCAGCGAACGGGCCGGGATCGTCATCATTCATCAGGAATTGGCCCTGTCTCCGTATCTGACGATCGCGGAAAATATATTTTTGGGCAACGAGCGCGCGAAGCGCTCGATCATCAACTGGGACAAAACCCGGGAAGACGCGCTCGTCTATATGAAAAAACTGGGACTCGACGAAAACCCCAATACGCCCGTAAACAAATTGGGCGTCGGGAAGCAGCAGATCGTGGAGATCGCCAAGGCCCTCGCCAAGGATGTAAAGCTCTTGATCTTGGACGAGCCCACTTCGGCCCTCAACGAAAAGGACAGCGACAATCTGCTGAACCTGCTCGTCGAACTCAAAACCCAACACAACATTTCGTCGGTCCTCATTTCCCACAAGCTGAACGAAGTGGCGAAAGTGGCCGACAGCATAACGATCCTCCGGGACGGCAAAACCATCGAGACCCTTGAGGTCGGCGCGGATCCCATCAGCGAAGACCGGATCATCAAGGGCATGGTCGGCCGGGAAATCACCGACAGATTCCCCAAGCGCCACAACGAGATCGGGGACGTCGTCTTTGAAGTCCGGGACTGGACCGTTTATCATCCCGAATATCCCGAGCGGAAAATGCTCGACAACATAAATATCAACGTGCGGGCCGGCGAGGTCGTCGGTCTCGCCGGCCTCATGGGGGCGGGCCGCACGGAATTCGCCACGAGCGTCTTCGGCAAGTATTACGGCGCCAACATCAGCGGAAAAACCTGGATCAACGGAGAGGAAGTCAACCTCTCCAGCATTCCCAAGGCCATCGAGCACGGGCTTTCTTATGTGACCGAAGACAGGAAGGAATACGGCCTCATCATGATCGAGAACATCAAGGAAAATACGACGCTGGCAAAATTGAACAAAGTCGCGAAAACCGGCGTCATCGACGAAAATGAGGAAATCCGCGCCGCCGAGGAATTGAAAACCCGCATGAATACCAAAACGCCGTCGATTTTGCAGCTGGCCGGAAATCTTTCGGGCGGAAACCAGCAAAAAGTGGTTCTTTCCAAGTGGATCTTCACCGATCCCAAGATCCTCATCCTCGACGAGCCCACCCGGGGCATTGACGTCGGGGCCAAGTACGAAATCTACACGATCATCAATGATCTTGCCGCAAGGGGGATGGCCTGCATATTCATTTCCAGCGAAATGCCGGAAATCATCGGCATGAGCGACCGCATCTACGTCATGAGCGAAGGGCGCGTCACGGCCGAGCTGGAAGGCAAAACCGCCACCCAGGAAGAGATTATGCGGCATATCCTCAACAACTGA
- a CDS encoding sugar ABC transporter permease — protein sequence MNTLFALLKKNSRQYGMVIALAAAMILFGYLTGGVLFRPVNLTNLVLQNSYVLVLAIGMLLCILTGNVDLSVGSVVAFVGAVSAVMMVDCHMNSFFAMILALLVGAAIGAWQGFWIAYIKVPAFIVTLAGMLIFRGLAQVILKGQSKGPFPKVFQLLSSGYIPDPLGGLVISEKTKFHLLTIVIGLVLTGLFILSEIKKRKKQKEYNFDLLPPGIWALKITCISAVIMAFMLVFAVYRGLPNILVLLGILVAFYHFITSRTVQGRHIYALGGNMKAAKLSGVKTERVMFWVYTNMGIISALAGMVFAARLNVATPKAGQSFELDAIAACYIGGASTTGGIGTVIGAIVGGLFMGVLNNGMSIMGVSIDWQQAIKGFVLLGAVAFDLYSKARSGSEGGFSFKRLFGKN from the coding sequence ATGAACACGTTATTTGCGCTTTTGAAAAAGAACTCGCGGCAGTACGGCATGGTTATCGCCCTGGCGGCCGCCATGATCCTCTTTGGATACCTGACCGGAGGGGTGCTGTTCCGGCCGGTGAACCTCACAAACCTCGTGCTGCAAAACAGTTACGTGTTGGTGCTGGCCATCGGCATGCTGCTGTGCATCCTGACCGGCAACGTCGATCTTTCGGTAGGCTCCGTCGTGGCCTTTGTGGGAGCGGTTTCGGCCGTCATGATGGTCGATTGCCATATGAACTCCTTTTTCGCCATGATCCTGGCGCTGCTCGTAGGGGCGGCCATCGGGGCCTGGCAGGGATTCTGGATCGCCTACATCAAGGTGCCGGCCTTTATCGTAACCCTCGCGGGCATGCTGATTTTTCGCGGCCTTGCCCAGGTTATCCTCAAGGGGCAGTCCAAAGGCCCCTTTCCGAAGGTGTTTCAGCTGCTGTCCTCGGGCTACATCCCCGATCCGCTGGGGGGACTCGTGATCAGCGAAAAGACGAAATTTCACCTGCTGACCATCGTGATCGGCCTTGTACTGACCGGGCTTTTTATCTTGAGCGAAATCAAAAAAAGAAAAAAACAGAAGGAATACAACTTTGATCTGCTCCCGCCGGGGATCTGGGCGCTCAAAATCACGTGCATTTCCGCTGTCATCATGGCTTTTATGCTGGTATTTGCGGTATACCGCGGGCTCCCCAACATCCTTGTGCTCTTGGGAATACTCGTGGCCTTTTACCATTTCATCACGTCCCGCACCGTGCAAGGGCGGCATATTTACGCCCTCGGCGGCAATATGAAGGCCGCAAAGCTCTCGGGCGTCAAAACAGAACGGGTCATGTTCTGGGTCTACACGAATATGGGGATTATTTCGGCGCTGGCCGGTATGGTTTTCGCGGCCCGGCTCAATGTGGCGACGCCCAAGGCGGGCCAGAGCTTTGAGCTTGACGCCATCGCGGCCTGTTACATCGGCGGCGCGTCGACGACGGGCGGCATCGGTACCGTCATCGGGGCCATTGTGGGCGGCCTTTTTATGGGTGTGCTCAATAACGGCATGTCCATCATGGGCGTCAGCATAGACTGGCAGCAGGCCATCAAGGGTTTCGTGCTCCTGGGGGCCGTGGCTTTTGACCTCTATTCCAAGGCCCGCTCGGGCTCGGAAGGGGGCTTCAGCTTCAAGCGGCTGTTCGGTAAGAACTGA
- a CDS encoding ATP-binding protein codes for MYIKRHIEEAVRKRSREKGAVVLTGPRQVGKTTLMENLVPDLPKITFDYLDIRRSAQNEPGAFLELNPPPVFMDEVQYVPELFPYIKIHLDKSKRKGAFFLTGSQSFALMKNVTESLAGRAGILELTGLSLREMRNEAWTAPFLPTSDYLSERKKRKIDLPLKSVWEIIHRGSLPELFQNPEIDWQNYYSDYIKTYIERDVRKLTQVADEMQFLQFMSVCAAMTGQLLNLASLARDVGVSEPTAKRWLSILKTNGIVYLLKPYSNNAILKAVKTPKLYFLDTGLAAYLTRWLTPETLSSGAMRGSFFESFVVAEILKSYYNAGKEVDLYFLRDGNQKEIDLLIFRDNTLFPMEIKATVNPSAGDIRHFQMLAAIPEIKTGAGGVICPAGELLPLQGEHKIIPLWAV; via the coding sequence ATGTACATCAAACGCCATATCGAAGAGGCTGTCCGGAAACGCAGCCGGGAAAAAGGGGCCGTTGTCCTGACCGGGCCCCGACAGGTCGGCAAAACAACCCTGATGGAAAATCTCGTTCCGGATTTGCCGAAAATCACCTTCGATTATCTGGATATCCGTCGATCCGCGCAAAATGAGCCCGGCGCCTTTCTGGAACTGAACCCGCCGCCGGTTTTTATGGACGAAGTGCAATATGTCCCGGAATTATTCCCCTACATCAAAATTCATCTCGACAAGAGCAAGCGGAAGGGGGCCTTTTTTCTGACGGGCTCCCAGAGTTTTGCGCTCATGAAAAATGTGACGGAAAGCCTCGCGGGACGGGCGGGTATTCTGGAACTCACGGGGCTTTCTCTCAGGGAAATGCGAAATGAAGCCTGGACGGCGCCATTTTTGCCGACGTCCGATTATTTGTCGGAACGAAAAAAACGCAAAATTGATCTGCCGCTAAAATCCGTATGGGAGATCATCCACAGGGGAAGCCTCCCGGAATTGTTTCAAAATCCGGAAATCGACTGGCAGAATTATTATTCGGACTACATCAAAACCTATATTGAACGGGATGTCCGAAAATTGACGCAAGTGGCCGATGAAATGCAGTTTCTGCAATTTATGAGCGTTTGCGCGGCCATGACCGGACAGCTTCTCAACTTGGCCTCTCTCGCCCGGGATGTCGGCGTCAGCGAGCCGACGGCCAAAAGATGGCTTTCGATCCTCAAGACCAACGGGATTGTCTATTTGCTGAAGCCATATTCCAACAACGCGATCCTCAAAGCGGTAAAAACCCCGAAGCTGTACTTCCTGGATACAGGATTGGCGGCATATCTGACGCGCTGGCTGACTCCGGAAACTCTGTCTTCGGGCGCCATGAGAGGAAGCTTTTTTGAATCCTTCGTTGTGGCGGAAATTCTGAAGAGTTACTATAACGCCGGAAAAGAAGTGGATTTGTATTTTCTGCGGGACGGAAACCAGAAAGAAATTGATCTGCTCATATTCCGGGACAACACGCTCTTTCCGATGGAGATCAAGGCGACCGTCAATCCCTCGGCCGGCGATATCCGCCATTTTCAGATGCTCGCGGCAATTCCTGAGATAAAAACCGGAGCGGGCGGCGTTATTTGCCCGGCCGGCGAATTGCTGCCCTTGCAGGGGGAGCATAAAATTATTCCCCTGTGGGCTGTGTGA
- the xylB gene encoding xylulokinase, producing the protein MSLTNYVAGIDLGTSSVKVLIMSEKGDPVGLGQAEYDIHTPKMLYAEQDTEAWWEATKAAAAEALREAKVPPEAIAAVGFSGQMHGLVALDKHKRPLAPAIIWMDQRSAREAADIKTLAAELMETELCNQPAAGMLIATLLWLKRNQAELYDKIACVMLPKDYIRFRLTGLIGAEYSDASATLAFSVKNNCWCRDLIRRAGLREDIWPDIYESTDIAGPVCKEAAAETGFSEKTLVVYGAADSAAQLTGNGVVDEGVVSCNIGTGSQLATVVKTPLFDKEMRVQTWRYVIPGRWFVQGGTLNGGSALNWLKNKALQTAASYAELDARAAEIPAGSEGLIMIPFLAGERTPFLDPYAKGVYFGLSMKHEQAHLVRATMEGIVYNLKECAKVFDEMRLSNAKVISSGGAAKSALWRQIQADILGMPVYTTKTKEEACQGAAILAAVGCGMFQDVREACRAIVRVNDRPTEPVAENRKIYSDRQAVFAELYRRIKDLYPKILT; encoded by the coding sequence ATGAGCTTGACAAACTATGTGGCGGGGATAGACCTCGGAACATCCAGCGTCAAAGTCTTGATTATGAGTGAAAAAGGCGATCCCGTAGGGCTTGGACAGGCGGAATACGACATCCATACCCCCAAGATGCTGTACGCCGAACAAGATACCGAAGCCTGGTGGGAAGCGACAAAAGCGGCCGCCGCGGAAGCGCTCAGGGAAGCGAAAGTCCCGCCCGAAGCCATTGCGGCCGTCGGATTTTCCGGTCAAATGCACGGGCTTGTGGCCTTGGACAAACACAAACGTCCGCTTGCGCCCGCCATCATCTGGATGGACCAGCGCTCGGCCCGGGAAGCCGCCGATATTAAGACCCTCGCGGCGGAATTGATGGAGACGGAACTCTGCAACCAGCCCGCGGCGGGCATGTTGATCGCAACGCTCCTCTGGCTGAAAAGAAATCAAGCGGAACTCTATGATAAAATCGCCTGTGTCATGCTGCCCAAGGACTATATCCGCTTCCGCCTGACAGGGCTTATCGGGGCGGAATATTCGGATGCCAGCGCGACGCTGGCCTTTTCGGTCAAAAATAATTGCTGGTGCCGGGACTTGATCCGGCGCGCGGGTCTCCGGGAGGATATCTGGCCGGATATCTATGAAAGCACGGATATCGCGGGGCCTGTCTGCAAAGAAGCGGCGGCGGAAACCGGCTTTTCGGAAAAGACCCTCGTCGTATACGGAGCCGCCGATTCCGCGGCGCAACTGACCGGAAACGGCGTCGTGGATGAGGGCGTCGTCTCCTGCAATATCGGGACCGGCTCTCAGCTGGCAACCGTTGTGAAAACGCCTCTTTTCGACAAAGAGATGCGGGTCCAAACCTGGCGCTACGTCATCCCCGGACGCTGGTTCGTCCAGGGGGGGACCTTGAACGGCGGAAGCGCCCTCAACTGGCTCAAAAATAAAGCGCTGCAAACCGCGGCGTCCTATGCGGAACTGGACGCCCGGGCCGCGGAAATTCCCGCGGGATCCGAAGGACTCATCATGATCCCCTTTCTGGCGGGAGAACGGACCCCCTTTCTGGACCCCTACGCCAAGGGCGTGTATTTCGGTCTCAGCATGAAACATGAGCAGGCTCATCTTGTCCGGGCCACCATGGAAGGAATCGTCTACAACCTCAAAGAATGCGCCAAAGTCTTTGACGAAATGCGGCTTTCCAACGCGAAGGTCATCTCCTCGGGCGGAGCGGCCAAAAGCGCGCTCTGGCGGCAAATTCAGGCGGATATCCTCGGGATGCCCGTCTATACCACAAAGACGAAGGAAGAGGCCTGTCAGGGAGCGGCTATCCTTGCGGCCGTGGGTTGCGGCATGTTTCAAGACGTCCGGGAAGCCTGCCGGGCCATTGTGCGGGTCAACGACAGGCCCACGGAGCCTGTCGCGGAAAACAGGAAAATCTACAGCGATCGGCAGGCGGTCTTCGCCGAATTGTACCGGCGGATCAAAGATCTTTATCCGAAGATCTTAACTTGA